In the genome of Budorcas taxicolor isolate Tak-1 chromosome 7, Takin1.1, whole genome shotgun sequence, the window TCGTAGCACACGTGCGGGTGCTGCTGGCGGAGGCGCAGGCGCACCACGCTGTAGTCCACGTCGTGCCCGATCTTCTTGCAGTTGAAGCTCCAGGTGAGGTTCTTGCGCATGGCGAGCAGCTCATCCAGGTTCTTTTCCACGTGCGAGATGTGGCGCTGCAGCTTGTCAGTGCCCTGGACACGAGGAGGGGCGGTGTTGGGAGACAGGCGAGCCAGAGCGTGATGCTATCTAGGATGGGCGGGCACACCTGGGCCAGGTATGCGTGTAAAAGACGACAGCTGAAGAGGGGATGGGCCTCAGGTTGGAGGGGCGCACATCTGAGTCAGGTGAGTGTGTGGAAGGACCTTGCCTGGGTAGGAGCACACTTAGGAGGGGAGAGTCTACAGTGGGGTTGGGGGTTACACACTTGGGCCTGAATGTACTTGGAAAAGAACCTGTGACAGGGCATGTATGAAGAAGGGGATGCTCATGAAGGTGAGGGGAGGGGCAGACCTTGAATAGAAGTAGGGCAGAGATTGGGGGAACTTATTTGAGATGGGTGTGAGTATTGAGCTTCTCagggtgtctcagtggtaaagaatccgccggccaatgcaagagatgcaggatacccgggttccatccctgggttggggagatcccctggaggaggaaatggcaacccactccagtattcttgtctggaaaattccatgaacagaggagcctggtgggctgcacccatggggtagcagagttggacTCTGCTGAGCACGCTGCACATGTGGGTATTGAAGGCAtcctgctgggggcggggggaactGAAGGACTCACAGACCTGGGTCAGGTGTCTCACCTGGGCTGTGTGCTTGAGAAAGGAGTCTTACCAGGGCAGGGCctggtgggagggattgagaggCGCTTACCTGGGCAAGGCGTGTGGCCTCCGGAAGTTGGGTGCCCACATGTCTCTGATACATGCGAACCAGAGGTCTGTCCAGTTTCTCTCGAGTCTCCAGGTAACTtttggacagaggaccctggcagagtGAGGTGTGCAGAGCCATGAGGTTTGACTTCCCGGACGTCCCTGGCCGCATTCCCCGCAGACCCTTTCCCCCAAACCTACCTTGATGAGGCCGCGGGTGATGTACATTTCCTGGTTGAATTTTGTGCACCGGTGGATCGTTCCCCTCATGAGTCCTAAGGTCATGTTCAGTCTATCCTAGGTGGTGGGAGCACAGCGCGGAATCACACCGGCTTCCTGTCCCCTCTCTGCCTACGTCCCTCCGCCGCGCcccgccctcccccacccaccccgcaTACTATAGCATTCTAGACTCCAGCCGCCAACTAGGAGAGGCGCGAGCGGGCGCACCTTCAGCTCCAAGGTCTCGCGCATTTTCTGCGCTAGCGAGGCGCACACGCGGTCGCTTATCTGCTGCTGTTGCACTCGGATGTCCTCCTCGTTCTTTGCCATATCTAGCAAAGTGTCCTTGGACTCCATTAACAGTCGCTTGGCTTCGTACAGCGCCGTGGCGCACTCTGCAGGAgtcggggggaggggggcggggaagttgtgtgtatgcgtgtgttaGGCGCTCGGTCATggccgactgtttgcgaccccatggagtgtagccagccaagctcctctggccGTGAAGTGGGGGAGCAGTTGGGCATCAAGGGCACCCACTGTACTGGACTCATTTCTGCGTGGTTTTACCTGGGGTATAGGTGCCCACAGGGTCTGGAGGCGGGGTTTTCAGGCCCTGAGTGCGCGGAGTGGGGACTCGGGAGATGTTCACCCAAGAGTGGCGGCCCGCCTGCTCCAGAACCTTGTCCAGTGGCTGGTTCATTAGCTCCACAGCTTGGAGCCTCTCCTTACAGCAGAAGACCAGAGCGTCACGACAGGAGGCCAGAGTCTGGGAGCGAGGAAGGAGAAGCAGAGAAGGTCAATTGTAAGCTGGGAGCTAGGGGGAAGTGACTGAAAGTGcgacttcccgggtggctcagtgataaagaatccacttgccaatgcaggaaatgcttgtttgatccctgggttggaaagatcccctggagaaggaaatgacaacccactcttgcctggaaaacctatggacagaggagcctgatgggtttaGTCCACGGAGTTGAAAAAGAGTTGAAtgtgacttagtgattgaacagcaacaaacaaaagttctctagccagggattgaacctgcatctcctgcttaaccactggaccaccagggaagtctccatctttttttttttttttttaaataaaactgtattgGAACATGGCCATGCTCATTCATGTACATAATGTTTCTGGCTATTTATGTACTCCACTGGCCAAAATTAAGTATGATCTTCCTCAAGTTACAATATGGTTACATCCCAGTAAACACattgtaagttgaaaatattatgttgaaatgcatttaatacacttAATCTTATTGGATATCATAGCTTAGTCTAACTTACCTTAAatatgctcagaacacttacattagtCTATAGTTGGACAAAATCAtctactgctgctaagctgcttcagttgtgtccgactctgtgcgaccccatagacggcagcctaccaggctcccccgtccttgggattctccaggcaagaacactggagtgggtaaaatcatctaacacaaggCCTATTTCCTAATAAAGTGTTTAATAGTTCATGTAATTTATCAAATActgtattgaaagtgaaaaacagaatggctgTATGGGTACAGAATAGCTAGAAGGGCATCAGTTATTAACCCAGTGGCTGACTGGGGACTGTGACTCACTGCTGCTGCCCAGATCAAGTGAGAGTATTGTACTGTATATTGATAGctcaagaaaagataaaaattcaagATTAGAATTACAGTTTCTGCTGAATGTGTATCATTTTTGCACCAGAGGGCCATCTATAATTGTGACAGAGATTGTATTGcacacaaaacttaaaaaaattaactacCTGACTCTTTAAGAACaagtttttgaaatttgaaaCATCATATACACAGAATCATACACTGTGTACTTTTTATGTCCAGCTTCTTTTGCTGAATATTATTTCTTTGGGATTCATCCATTTGGGTAAAAAGTGGATATAAAgtctttcattcattaattcaaatgTTCATTAAGCCCTACTGTATTCTAGGCATTGTGCTAGGTTGCAGGGATGCCATGGGGGAAAATGACCCAGTTTCTGACTAGTGAGTGAATCAGAGAAATGGGGATTATCTGGAAGGGTGGGATCAAAagattaatttggctgtgctgggtgttagtGGAAGCATGCTGGATCTAGTTGCCtgatctgggatcaaacccatgccccttgcagcaAAAGCatagtcttaaccagtggaccaccagggaagtacatattttctatgacaaatctagacagcatattaaaaagcagagacatcactttgccaacaaagtgatagtcaaagctatagtttttccagtagtcatgtaaggatgtgagagttggacctcaaagaaggctgaatgccaaagaattgatgctttcaaattggacttcaaggagatcaaaccagtcaatcctaaaaaaaaatcaatcctgaatattcataggaaggactgatgctgaagctgaagctccaatactttggccacctgatgcaaagggcgattaattagaaaagaccctgatggtgggaaaggttgagaacaggaggagaagggggcggtagaggatgagatggctgtacatcatcactgaatcaatggagatgaatttgagcaatttctgagagacagtagaggacagaggagcctggtgtgctacagttcatagggcctCAAAGAGGCATGACTTAtcgactgaatgacaacaacaaaaaagagataaaaattagCCACttaaaccattttaagtgtacagttcagtagcagtaagtatattcacaatgtgtaaccatcaccactgtccgtttccagaacttttcatcatcttactccttggaagaaaagttatgaccaacctagatagcatattgaaaagcagagacattactttgccaacaaaggtccgtctagtcaaggctatggtttttccagtggtcatgtatggatgtgagagttggactgtgaggaaagctgagcgctgaagaattgatgcttttgaactgtggtattggagaaaactcttgagagtcccttggactgcagggggatccaaccagtccattctgaaggagattagccctgggatttctttggagagaatgatgctgaagctgaaactccagtactttggccacctcatgcgaagggttgactcattggaaaagactatgatgctgggagggattgggggcaggaggagaaggggacgacagaggatgagatggctggatggcatcacggactcgatggacgtgagtctgagtgaactccgggagttggtgatggacagggaggcctggcgtgctgtgattcatggggtcacaaagagtcagacacgactgagcgactgaactgaactgaactgaagtagatcTGTGTCCAttaaaggatcagttcagttcagttcagtcgctcagtcgtgtccgactctttgcgaccccatgaatcgcagcacgccaggcctccctgtccatcaccaactcccggagttcactcagacttgcgtccatcgagtcagtgatgccatccagccatctcatcctcagtcatccccttcttctcctgcccccaatgcctcccagcatcaaagtcttttccaatgagtcaactcttcgcatgaggtggccaaagtactggagtgtttGTTTAGAGTGATCTgatgaagaaagaaatattgatgatgtaggagaagggggaggaggtgggtaTAGTAGGTAGATGGAATTATAGTGTTGTagaggaaaaatgagagaaattctCTTCTGTGGTTTCCATGCATTGGGGtaattctttgaaaatgaagaaagagcagagagttggacagaTATGAAGGAAGAGAAGATATGAAATAACTTGTACAGTGGGACAGCAAGTCTTCCAGAGACACCTGTGAGATTTCTGGGAACCCTCTTGCTGTCAATTTGAGCTTTAAGTTCATGATTTTAagttgaaagggcttccctggcggctcagtggtgaagagcccacctgcagtgcaagagatgtggttcaatcccttagtcaggaagatcccctggagaagaaaatgacaacccactccagtattcttgcctgggaagtcctatggacagaggagcctggcaggctacagtccatggggttgtcataaaaagagtcggacccaatttagtgactaaacgacaacacaACAACACTTTCTTGGGTTTCTATCTGTCTGTCTTTTCCCACCTCCCTATTTCATTTTCCCTCTTGCAAGCCTTTCCCTACCAGGGCCACCTTCAGGACCTTCTTCCTTGTCTATTTCAGACTTACTTGAAGGATTTTTCAGGATCACCAGATTTAAAGGAATATGGCAGCAGCCTGGAGGTAcaatattgttgtttttcagttccccagtcatgtctgactcttagcgaccccatagactgtagcacaccaaggctccctgtccctcaccatctcctgaagtttgcccaagttcatgtcctttggagcctggcaggctacagtccatggggtcactgagtcggaTGCGaggagtgactaagtacacacagCACGTGTCTATTGCATCGGAGGTGTAATAGGTTAAATGCAACTAAGGTTCAGCACCACGGACAGTGGCACACCAGCTCCTAACTCCACCCACTTTCTCCCAACTCCACCCTTCTAACCCTGGCTGGTCTCTTATTTGAATGACCCTTTAATGTGAATTCCTCGAGGGCAAGGCCTGTTCACAACTGCCAAACGCAGTGCCTGGGACACCAGGGTATTGGATTAATATTTGTCAAATGGATAAGTCACAAGTGCGTACAGGCTCTTTGAAACCTACTTTCATGTCTCCATTAGTGATGTCATAAAGAAATCCTTGTTGCAAGAGTGAAGGATGCAGTGAGAGACCATCTCTGAATGGAGCTGATAAAGATGAGCACATAGTACAGAGTAAAGAGCTCAAGACACCTGAGTTGAAACATGAAGTTCTCACACTTCTGGGTCCATATATAAAGGAAATCAGGACCTTGAAGGGAAGTAACTCTCATGTACATTTGAGCATCATTCATCAGCTGAGAcatagaagcaatctaaatgtctgttgacagatgaatggataaagaaaaggtgatattttatatatatatataaaatatagtaattATCAGTAGTAGGaatagtgaaagtcgcttagtcatgtctgactctttgtgaccccttcagtccatggaattctctaggtcaggatactggagtgggtaccctttcccttctccagaggatcttcccgacccaggaattgaactggagtctcctgaactgcaggcagattctttaccaactgaactatcagggaagccaattaGTAGTAGcggtatttttatattaatacaatTACTATACTAATAATGGTACTATATAGTGGGACTTGCCTGCTGGTCCAGGattaagaattcatctgccagtgtagaggacatgggttccattcccaatctgggaagatcccacctgaaGTGGGGCTGAGCCCttgtgctgcagttcctggacCTTTGAGCCACAATGGCTGAAGCctgtgaacctagagcctgtgctctgcagcaagagaagccacagcaatgagaagcccatgcaccgcaactagagagtagccccactcactgcaacttgagaaagcccttgtgcagcaacaagacccagcacaggcaaaaataaataatcttttaaaagaaataaaatacatacaaaatttaaaatagtaaattgtACCTCTCTAAATCTGGAGGGGAAAAGATACACCTGAACTGAAACCACAGCCTCATCACTGGCTTGCTCCATACCTTGGGTGAGGTCACATCTTTCTGAGTCTCAAATTCCCCATCTCTAATCAGAATCATCGTTTCTATTTCACAGGAGGGTTTTAAGGACTTAACAATAGGACAGGGCATGGCACAGAGgggcgtgcttagtcactcagtcatgtccgactctttgcaactgcatggactatagcccaccaggcttctctgtctgtgggattctccggacaagaaaactggagtgggttgccattcccttctccaggggatcttcccaacccagggatggaacctgtttctcctgcatcacaggtggattctttaccatctgagccaccagggcacagAGGTGAGGGGTGTTCATTGTTATTTTGAGGCCCAATTTCATCTCTcacagcttcagtctttccattTCCTAAAGTGGAAATACAGTGAATGTCAGGTCAGGGTGGGACGGGTGTGTGGCTTGAAGGATTTGCTGTTGCTACAATCCCCAAGGTTAAAGCTGTTTGCCCAGCAGGCAGCCAACGGTCCCCTGCAATCCCCTTAACCTGGCCCCAGGTGTCCCAAACCTTGAGCAGGGCCTCTGATTTTTCCATATCCATCTCCATCTTCCTTTTCATGCTCCTTAGCTCCTCTTTTTCCCAGGTAAGCATACTGTCAGCTTTGTCAGAGATCTGGAAAACAAGGAGAGAATTTTTCACACTTGTGGGAGAGGGCTGGCGGGGAAAGCTCTTTTTCTAGAATAGTACAGTTTGCCAACCTCATAAACCCTGGGTTTGGGGAATGGGGTTGGGGGCACTCTCATGCTTTGGGGATCTCACTCTCTGAGAAGCATTTACTCTTTTAGGAAGCTCTCACCagggcttctctgtggctcagatggtaaagaatccacctatgatgcaggagacccaagttagatccctgggtcgggaagatctcctggagaagggaatggcaacccactccagtattcttgcctagagaattccatggacagaggagcctggtgagctacagtccacagagtcctaaagagttggacctgactgggtgactaactctttcacttgGGGAGGTCTTACCCTCTAGAGAAAAGGGCCGGGGGCTTCTTCCTTTTACAGATGGGAGGCCAGTGAGCTGGGATGGAGATGATTTAAGTTGGGGGGAGGTTGTCATTGCTCTTTGGGCCTGAGGGGCTCCCCCTTCCTTGGTGATGGTCTTATTCTCTCTCCCAAGCTACAAGTGGAGGAGTCTCATAGTGATGATGGGGTTTGCCCTTTTGAGGGCTTATTGTCTGGATTTGGGGCCTGGGACTTGGAAACCCACCCTATGGGTTGGGGGGGGGGCGTCTCATCTCTCCCCAGGGAGGCTGGAATATTGTCCCCTTTGGGGATGGCTGTCGAGGATTTCACTTTAGCGGGAGGATTTTTACCAGGGCTGGGACTAGGGGGTCTCACTCTTTCCAATTGGCTAGGGGTTTAGCTCTCAGGTGCAGTCTAAGGAGTCTGAGGGTCTCAGTCTTTAGGAAGAACCTGTCCCTCTCctaattctaaccctaacccctgtGAGGCCTGGGATGGGGTTCTCATTCCCTGAGACTGGGGGGTGTTTTtggtgcatgcatgttcagttatGTCAGACTCCTTGAGATGCTatgaatggcagcccaccaggctcctctgtccatgggatttttcaggcaagaatattgaagtgggttgccatttcctcccccagggatcttcctgactgagggatggaacccgtgtctctcctgcattggcaggtggattctttaccactgagccacctgggaagcctgggggaggggggagttggttggggttaaaaaaaatattatgagGAGAATTTTATCTCTTGGGACTAGAACATCACCCACTGCTCAGCTGGGGGCTTCTTGTGTGTTTTCAGTGGGgttggggggttggggagggtcTCATGCATGGGGGAGAGTTTCCCCCTCTTGTCTAGGCTGGGAGTGCTATATTTTACTCTTTGGTAAATCTAGCTTCTTGTCTGACTCAAGGGTCCCACCTTCTCTCCCTAGCAGGGAGACTGAGAGATAGGTATCTCCCTCTGGGGGcaaagtttccctggtggttcagatggtaaacaatctgcctgccatgcaggagacctcggtttgatc includes:
- the CCDC105 gene encoding coiled-coil domain-containing protein 105, whose translation is MPVLIPPVEHSQDTRVGHPAWREATRALAEEAHQLTDRCGQEAVTMWQPNDSVRDPHVAHHLCRAAYILPWRFRVEMLKGGSTTEKPPPGEGVTLWKSKMKPPAWHARLPLPMHRDARALQTAEVVQAHARGARLTAARLGRAQHQINGQLRLLQRQREATDHRLSEVRKALLINQQSIKLRGYRPKSETISDKADSMLTWEKEELRSMKRKMEMDMEKSEALLKTLASCRDALVFCCKERLQAVELMNQPLDKVLEQAGRHSWVNISRVPTPRTQGLKTPPPDPVGTYTPECATALYEAKRLLMESKDTLLDMAKNEEDIRVQQQQISDRVCASLAQKMRETLELKDRLNMTLGLMRGTIHRCTKFNQEMYITRGLIKGPLSKSYLETREKLDRPLVRMYQRHVGTQLPEATRLAQGTDKLQRHISHVEKNLDELLAMRKNLTWSFNCKKIGHDVDYSVVRLRLRQQHPHVCYEQAQRLVNDWDPRTPPRVESTSAAAK